The sequence CACAGAAAGGATGTCCCAATTCAAAAAGAAACAGGTTTATTTAAAAATTCTTTTCTTGCTATTTTAAGGGAGTTTTATTAAAATAAAAGAGCCGATTTTGAAAATCGGCTCTTTTTTGAGTGCCGAGGGCGGGACTCGAACCCGCATGCCCAGAGGGCGGTGGATTTTGAGTCCACTGCGTCTACCAGTTTCACCACCTCGGCAAATGTGAAATAAATTTAATTAATTTTTTTTCAATTGTCAAGAGCGAATTTCATAAATAATTGTCTTTCTTCAAAATTGGGAAATGACGATTTTCGCAAATGAGAGGCTCTTTCTGTGGGACGTGTAAAGACCCCTGTTCCGGTAAAATTCTTCTCGGCCATTCTTTTTGCGCCTGATGTAAACCCGGCTGAAATTTACAGGATTTTGACGGATCGCTTTGGCCCGATCGATCACAAATCGCCTGTGTTTGAGTTTACTTACACAAATTATTACGCGGCCGAAATGGGAGAATCACTGAAAAAACAATTTGTTTCATTTGAAAGACTGCGTTTGCCGGATGATTTGGCGGCGGCCAAGCTTCAATCCAATAAAATGGAAGAGGCGTTTTACCGGGAGGGCCGGCGCCGTCTGAATCTGGACCCCGGATACATTGAACGGGCCAAGATGATTCTGGCGTCCACCAAGAATTTCAGTCATCGCATTTACATCGGCGAGGGGATTTACGGTGATCTTCAATATCGATTTCGGGCGGGAAGATTCACTTTTTTGGAATGGACGTATCCGGATTACAAGGATGCCGTGGCGCTGGATTTTTTTCACGATATTCGGAAAATATATAGTAATCAGTTAGAAAAAAGGATTTCTTCAAAATGAGCGGGATAACGTACAAAGCGGCCGGCGTGGATATTGAGGCGGGTGAGGAAAGCGTTCGGAAAATCAAGTCCCTTGTAAAACAAACATTTGGGCCGGAAGGGTTAACGGATATCGGGCTTTTCGGAGGGCTCTTTCGGGCCGATTTTGAGGGCTATCAAAAGCCTGTGCTGGTTTCGTCCGTCGATGGGGTGGGAACCAAACTAAAGGTGGCCTTTTTAATGGATCGGCATGATACCATTGGCGAGGATCTGGTGAATCATTGTGTGAACGATATTCTTACG comes from Calditrichota bacterium and encodes:
- a CDS encoding DUF4416 family protein, with amino-acid sequence MGRVKTPVPVKFFSAILFAPDVNPAEIYRILTDRFGPIDHKSPVFEFTYTNYYAAEMGESLKKQFVSFERLRLPDDLAAAKLQSNKMEEAFYREGRRRLNLDPGYIERAKMILASTKNFSHRIYIGEGIYGDLQYRFRAGRFTFLEWTYPDYKDAVALDFFHDIRKIYSNQLEKRISSK